The Arachis hypogaea cultivar Tifrunner chromosome 19, arahy.Tifrunner.gnm2.J5K5, whole genome shotgun sequence genome has a window encoding:
- the LOC112777676 gene encoding vacuolar protein-sorting-associated protein 33 homolog: MAQIPNLDNAPINLISIREQSQKELINILKNIRGKKCLVIDPKLGDSLSLIIQTSLLKEHGVELRHLSADHIQTDCTKVVYLVRSQPNLMRHICSNIHHDESKGLQREYHVYFVPRRTVVCEKVLEEEKLHNMVTIGEYPLYIVPMDEDVLSFELDLAYKECQVDGDTSSLWHIAKAIHKLEFSFGVIPNLRAKGKASVRVADILNRMQAEEPVNSSDMVMPEINTLILLDREVDMVTPLCSQLTYEGLLDEFLNIKNGSIELDASIMGLQQEGEKTKVPLNSTDKLFKEIRDLNFEVVVQILRQKATSMKQDYTEMTTTSQSVSELKDFVKKLNSLPEITRHINLAQHLTTFTSKPSFLGQLDMEHTIVESQSYDICFDYIEELIHKQEPLTTVLRLLILFSVTNSGLPKKHFDYLRRELLHSYGFEHITTLNNLEKAGLFKKQESRSNWLTIKRALQLVVEDTDTANPNDISYVFSGYAPLSIRLIQHAIRSGWRPVEEILKLLPGPHLETKRGAFSNSPSFDSLSGVSTGIAKVPDGRRALVLVVFVGGVTFAEISALRFLCSQEGMAYDLIIATTKIVNGQTLVDTFMEKLG, translated from the exons ATGGCTCAGATTCCCAACCTGGACAATGCCCCCATCAATCTCATTTCAATCAG GGAACAATCCcaaaaggagctcatcaacatcCTCAAGAAC ATTCGAGGGAAGAAGTGTTTGGTTATCGATCCGAAGCTAGGGGACTCTCTTTCTCTCATCATACAGACATCGTTACTCAAG GAGCATGGAGTTGAATTGCGGCATCTTTCGGCTGACCACATTCAAACTGACTGCACCAAAGTGGTCTACCTCGTGCGATCTCAGCCTAATTTGATGCGACATATATGTTCTAATATTCACCATGACGAATCAAAAGGACTACAAAGAGAATATCATGTTTATTTTGTCCCCCGCCGCACTGTTGTTTGTGAGAAA GTTCTTGAGGAAGAGAAATTACATAACATGGTTACAATCGGGGAGTatcccttgtatattgtaccaaTGGATGAGGATGTACTATCATTTGAGCTTgaccttgcttacaaa GAGTGCCAAGTTGATGGTGATACAAGTTCGCTTTGGCATATCGCAAAAGCAATTCACAAACTTGAG tTCTCTTTTGGAGTGATACCAAATCTGAGGGCAAAAGGAAAAGCATCTGTGCGTGTTGCAGACATCCTAAACCGAATGCAGGCTGAGGAACCAGTCAACTCATCTGAC ATGGTTATGCCAGAGATAAACACACTAATCCTTTTAGATAGAGAG GTGGATATGGTTACTCCTTTGTGTTCTCAATTAACATATGAAGGATTACTTGATGAG TTTTTGAATATCAAGAATGGTTCTATAGAGCTTGATGCGTCTATTATGGGACTTCAGCAAGAGGGGGAAAAAACTAAAGTTCCACTTAATTCAAC TGACAAGCTCTTCAAGGAGATACGGGATCTCAACTTTGAAGTTGTTGTCCAG ATTTTGCGTCAAAAAGCTACATCCATGAAGCAAGACTACACTGAGATGACGACTACT TCACAATCAGTTTCCGAGTTGAAGGACTTCGTGAAAAAGCTGAACTCATTGCCAGAAATCACT AGACACATAAATCTCGCTCAGCATCTGACAACATTCACATCAAAGCCTTCATTTCTGGGGCAGCTTGATATGGAACATACAATTGTTGAGTCTCAGAGTTATGACAT ATGCTTTGACTATATTGAAGAGTTGATCCACAAGCAGGAGCCTTTGACGACGGTCCTGCGCCTTCTAATCCTATTTTCCGTTACTAATTCTGGGTTGCCAAAGAAGCATTTTGACTACTTAAG GAGAGAACTACTACATAGCTATGGATTTGAGCACATAACGACCCTAAATAATTTAGAGAAAGCTGGGCTCTTTAAAAAGCAG GAGTCAAGGAGCAACTGGCTTACCATAAAACGTGCTCTGCAGCTTGTGGTTGAAGACACTGATACAGCCAA CCCCAATGATATCTCTTATGTCTTCTCTGGATATGCACCACTTAGCATTCGTCTGATCCAGCATGCCATTCGATCTGGATG GCGTCCTGTAGAAGAAATTTTGAAACTGCTACCTGGACCTCATCTGGAAACAAAGAGG GGTGCATTCTCAAATAGCCCATCATTTGACTCTTTATCAGGGGTTTCAACCGGCATAGCTAA AGTACCTGATGGGAGGCGTGCCCTGgtgcttgttgtctttgttggaggCGTTACCTTTGCAGAGATTTCTGCTCTTCGGTTTCTCTGTTCTCAG GAAGGCATGGCATATGATTTAATCATTGCAACCACAAAAATAGTCAATGGACAAACTTTGGTTGACACATTTATGGAGAAGCTAGGTTGA
- the LOC112777675 gene encoding U-box domain-containing protein 14 gives MGGGSEKNSKAMMVVARLAESIKEISGLPECNNVCKRIYGNLVRRVKLLSPLFEELKDSDDESLLSDEQVAAFECLNVALDSAKTLLNSVNHGSKLYQALQRNDTIAKFQQITEKIEEALCGISYDKLEISEEVQEQIELVHAQFKRAKNPTEFADLQLDLDMEVAQKEKDPDPAVFKRLSDKLHLRTINDLKKESGELHELVITSGGEPGEYFETITSLLRKLKDCVLTENPEVDNNDDEKVPIKHRSPVIPDDFRCPISLELMKDPVIVSTGQTYERSCIQKWLDAGHKTCPKTQQTLLHTALTPNYVLKSLIALWCESNGVELPKKQGSCRAKKSGSNHSDCDRTAINTLLDKLANGDMEQQRAAAGELRLLAKRNADNRVCIAEAGAIPLLVELLSSSDPRTQEHAVTALLNLSINESNKGTIVNAGAIPDIVDVLKSGSMEARENAAATLFSLSVLDENKVAIGAAGAIPVLIKLLCEGTPRGKKDAATAIFNLSIYQGNKARAIKAGIVAPLMRFLKDAGGGMVDEALAIMAILASHHEGRIGIGQAEPIPILVEVIRTGSPRNRENAAAVLWSLCTGDLMQLKLAKELGAEEVLHELSENGTDRAKRKAGSILEVLQRIEGDQNVQSS, from the exons ATGGGTGGTGGGAGTGAGAAGAACTCCAAGGCCATGATGGTTGTGGCGCGTTTGGCTGAGTCCATAAAGGAGATTTCAGGGCTTCCAGAGTGCAACAACGTTTGCAAGAGGATTTATGGGAATCTGGTTAGGAGGGTGAAGCTTTTGAGCCCTCTCTTTGAAGAATTGAAGGACAGTGATGATGAGTCCCTCCTCAGTGATGAACAAGTTGCAGCTTTTGAGTGTCTCAACGTTGCATTGGATTCAGCTAAGACCCTTCTTAACTCTGTGAACCATGGGAGTAAACTTTATCAG GCTTTGCAGAGGAATGATACAATAGCTAAGTTCCAACAAATAACTGAAAAAATTGAAGAGGCATTGTGTGGAATTTCCTACGACAAACTTGAGATATCGGAGGAAGTTCAGGAACAG ATTGAACTGGTGCATGCTCAATTCAAAAGAGCCAAAAATCCTACAGAATTTGCTGATTTACAACTAGATTTGGATATGGAAGTAGCACAGAAAGAAAAAGACCCTGATCCTGCTGTCTTCAAAAGACTTTCCGACAAGTTGCATTTGAGGACTATAAATGATCTGAAGAAAGAGTCTGGTGAGTTACACGAATTGGTTATCACAAGTGGTGGGGAACCAGGAGAATATTTTGAGACAATAACATCCCTTCTTAGGAAACTGAAGGACTGCGTATTAACCGAAAATCCCGAggttgataacaatgatgatgaaaaagtgcCAATTAAGCACAGGTCTCCAGTAATCCCAGATGATTTTCGATGTCCTATATCTCTTGAACTGATGAAAGATCCTGTAATTGTCTCTACTGGTCAG ACATATGAAAGATCATGCATTCAGAAATGGCTTGATGCTGGTCACAAAACCTGCCCCAAGACGCAGCAGACACTTTTGCATACTGCCCTTACCCCTAACTATGTTTTGAAGAGTTTGATCGCTTTATGGTGCGAAAGCAATGGTGTTGAGCTACCGAAGAAGCAGGGGAGCTGTAGAGCAAAGAAATCCGGAAGCAATCATTCGGATTGTGACAGAACTGCTATTAACACGTTATTGGATAAACTAGCAAACGGTGATATGGAGCAGCAGAGAGCAGCTGCTGGTGAACTCCGGTTGCTGGCTAAAAGGAATGCAGATAACCGAGTGTGTATTGCCGAGGCAGGAGCAATACCACTTCTTGTGGAATTGTTGTCTTCTTCGGATCCTCGAACGCAGGAGCATGCTGTTACAGCACTTCTTAATCTTTCAATCAATGAGAGCAACAAAGGAACTATAGTAAATGCAGGAGCTATACCGGATATCGTAGATGTACTGAAAAGTGGCAGCATGGAGGCTAGAGAAAACGCGGCTGCAACACTCTTTAGCTTATCCGTTCTAGATGAGAACAAGGTTGCAATAGGAGCAGCTGGAGCTATCCCAGTTCTTATAAAGTTACTTTGCGAAGGTACTCCGAGAGGTAAGAAGGATGCTGCTACTGCGATCTTTAATCTTTCCATCTATCAAGGAAACAAAGCAAGAGCCATCAAAGCCGGTATAGTAGCCCCATTAATGCGATTTTTGAAGGATGCCGGCGGTGGTATGGTGGACGAAGCACTAGCTATAATGGCAATCCTTGCAAGCCACCATGAAGGAAGGATAGGAATCGGTCAGGCTGAGCCAATCCCTATTCTAGTGGAGGTTATACGAACGGGGTCTCCACGCAACAGGGAGAATGCCGCGGCCGTATTGTGGTCGCTTTGCACGGGAGATCTAATGCAATTGAAACTAGCAAAGGAACTTGGCGCAGAAGAAGTGTTACACGAATTATCCGAAAATGGCACAGATAGAGCCAAGAGAAAAGCAGGAAGCATATTAGAAGTCTTACAGCGGATTGAAGGGGATCAGAATGTGCAAAGTTCTTAG
- the LOC112776280 gene encoding ras-related protein RABF1: MGCGSSTLGRDSRPLGRDNSENGGGQDAKNLRVKLVLLGDSGVGKSCIVLRFVRGQFDPTSKVTVGASFLSQTIALQDSTTVKFEIWDTAGQERYAALAPLYYRGAAVAVIVYDITSPESFSKAQYWVKELQKHGSPEIVLALVGNKADLHEKREVAVQDGIDYAEKNGMFFIETSAKTADNINELFEEIAKRLPRPSAS; this comes from the exons ATGGGCTGTGGCTCCTCCACTCTAG GTAGGGATTCGAGACCGCTTGGTCGAGACAATTCTGAGAATGGTGGAGGGCAGGACGCCAAGAACCTTCGTGTTAAG CTTGTTCTCTTAGGTGATTCTGGCGTCGGTAAAAGCTGTATTGTTCTACGGTTTGTCCGTGGTCAATTCGATCCAACATCCAAG GTAACTGTTGGAGCATCTTTTTTGTCGCAAACGATAGCACTGCAAGACTCTACAACAGTTAAGTTTGAAATATGGGATACTGCTGGTCAAGAGAG GTATGCTGCATTGGCACCCCTATATTATCGTGGTGCAGCGGTTGCAGTTATTGTCTATGATATTACAAGCCCGGAATCTTTCAGCAAAGCACAATACTGGGTTAAG GAGCTACAAAAGCACGGAAGCCCTGAAATAGTTCTGGCATTGGTTGGTAATAAAGCTGATCTTCATGAGAAGCGAGAGGTGGCTGTTCAG GATGGCATTGACTATGCAGAGAAGAACGGAATGTTCTTTATAGAGACATCTGCAAAGACAGCAGACAACATAAATGAACTCTTTGAG GAAATTGCGAAAAGACTGCCTCGCCCTTCAGCTTCTTGA